One Chryseobacterium sp. StRB126 genomic region harbors:
- a CDS encoding GNAT family N-acetyltransferase, with protein MNYELREMLPNDEVRVLDIFRQGVESGIATLETEVPTAEAWSMEYFNDCRWVLENENNEVVGWCALKPVSKREAFKGVAEVSIYFDNEYQGKGLGSVLLKKIILDSEDHGFWTLQTNLFSENEMAIKSHQKNGFRMVGIRKKIGKLNGVWKDLVMMEKRSEII; from the coding sequence ATGAATTACGAATTAAGAGAAATGCTTCCCAATGATGAAGTAAGAGTACTGGATATCTTCAGGCAGGGGGTAGAAAGTGGTATTGCTACTTTGGAAACAGAAGTTCCTACTGCAGAAGCCTGGAGTATGGAATATTTCAATGACTGCCGTTGGGTGTTGGAAAATGAAAATAATGAAGTGGTAGGATGGTGTGCCTTAAAACCTGTGAGTAAAAGGGAAGCTTTTAAAGGGGTAGCAGAAGTAAGTATTTATTTCGATAATGAATACCAAGGCAAAGGATTGGGTTCGGTGCTGCTTAAAAAGATTATTCTGGATAGCGAAGACCATGGATTCTGGACATTGCAGACCAATCTCTTTTCCGAAAATGAAATGGCCATCAAATCTCATCAGAAAAATGGCTTCAGAATGGTGGGTATCCGTAAAAAAATAGGAAAACTTAACGGAGTATGGAAAGATCTGGTTATGATGGAAAAAAGAAGCGAGATCATTTGA
- a CDS encoding DUF6640 family protein: MKSITTGKLLVTFVALATLFGAYIADWNHTHIFNPRWPPHAKFHNAQTMLFGAVLGLLSLWFIWVQKGDKWDVFRLSIIFASLYWIMQAMSILFPGTALFDPEFSYPGQWPIQFILDGAMFLLLIIAYFLESKHSDRLK, encoded by the coding sequence ATGAAATCAATAACAACAGGGAAATTACTTGTAACATTCGTTGCTCTAGCCACTCTTTTTGGAGCATATATTGCTGATTGGAATCATACCCATATTTTCAATCCCCGCTGGCCTCCGCATGCAAAATTTCATAATGCGCAGACTATGCTCTTCGGTGCCGTACTGGGGCTCTTGTCATTGTGGTTTATTTGGGTTCAGAAAGGTGATAAATGGGATGTTTTTAGACTGTCAATCATCTTTGCCAGTCTTTATTGGATAATGCAGGCAATGTCTATTTTATTTCCGGGAACAGCCTTGTTTGATCCTGAGTTTTCCTACCCCGGTCAGTGGCCTATACAGTTCATCTTAGATGGTGCTATGTTTTTACTACTTATAATAGCCTATTTTTTAGAATCAAAACATTCAGATAGATTAAAATAA
- a CDS encoding glycosyltransferase family 2 protein has product MNLSIVIPLLNEEDSLEELFSRIDKVCQTSNLSYEIWFVDDGSTDLSWSIIENLKVQYPQIHAIKFSRNYGKSQALHAAFERTNGDVVITMDADLQDFPEEIPELYNMVIHDNYDIVSGWKKKRFDNVMTKNIPSKLFNAAARKVSGVYLHDFNCGLKAYKRQVVKSVDVYGDMHRYIPVLAANAGFRRITEKEVQHQARPYGTSKFGTERFVRGFLDLVTLWFVSRFGGRPMHFFGAVGTLMFIFGFLSALWLGISKLIDVARGIYGHLITNNPWFYIALTMMIMGTLLFVAGFLGEMIIRTNREHKNYNIDEVI; this is encoded by the coding sequence ATGAACTTATCTATAGTTATTCCGTTACTGAACGAAGAAGACTCTCTGGAAGAGCTTTTTTCAAGAATTGATAAAGTCTGCCAAACCAGTAATTTATCTTACGAAATCTGGTTTGTAGATGATGGAAGTACGGATTTGTCGTGGAGTATTATTGAGAACTTAAAAGTACAGTATCCTCAGATCCACGCTATTAAATTTTCCCGAAATTATGGGAAATCTCAGGCGCTTCATGCGGCTTTTGAAAGAACAAACGGAGATGTGGTGATTACCATGGATGCCGATTTACAGGATTTTCCGGAAGAAATCCCGGAACTGTACAATATGGTAATTCATGACAATTACGATATTGTTTCCGGTTGGAAGAAGAAGCGTTTTGATAATGTAATGACCAAAAATATTCCGTCAAAACTATTCAATGCAGCAGCTAGAAAGGTTTCAGGAGTTTATCTTCACGACTTCAATTGCGGCTTGAAAGCTTACAAGAGACAGGTTGTAAAATCTGTAGATGTATACGGAGATATGCACCGCTACATTCCGGTATTGGCTGCCAATGCAGGTTTCAGAAGAATTACAGAGAAAGAAGTACAGCACCAGGCAAGACCTTACGGAACTTCAAAATTCGGAACAGAAAGATTTGTAAGAGGATTTTTGGATCTGGTAACCCTTTGGTTTGTAAGTCGTTTTGGAGGAAGACCTATGCATTTCTTCGGAGCGGTAGGAACTTTAATGTTTATCTTCGGTTTCCTTTCAGCCCTTTGGCTGGGAATATCAAAACTGATTGATGTAGCCAGAGGAATTTATGGTCATTTAATCACCAATAATCCTTGGTTCTATATTGCTTTAACGATGATGATTATGGGAACATTGCTGTTTGTAGCAGGATTCCTGGGAGAAATGATTATCAGAACCAATCGTGAACATAAGAACTATAATATCGATGAAGTGATATAA
- the menA gene encoding 1,4-dihydroxy-2-naphthoate octaprenyltransferase, whose protein sequence is MTDWIKAARLRTLPLSLSGIIMGAFIAKWRLYREGGIWDWKIFALALLVTLLYQILSNYANDYGDGVKGTDAKRINEAEARAVASGKITAKQMKNAVILFSALSFIATIALLYIAFIPNYMNEFYIFIGLGLASILAAIGYTVGKKPYGYMGLGDIFVFIFFGLVSVCGSYFLFTKTFSWDMLLPGTAVGMMSMAVLNLNNMRDIESDKLSGKNSFALRIGFKNAMIYEMVLLQLPLILIFAFLGINGFFQEQNYYAFIVMILMFPLMKLRRSIMSVKEPKELDQYLKQVGIMTFIMAILTAAGLNLFN, encoded by the coding sequence ATGACTGATTGGATAAAAGCCGCAAGGCTCAGAACTTTACCGCTGTCATTAAGCGGAATTATTATGGGAGCTTTCATTGCAAAATGGAGACTTTACAGAGAAGGAGGAATTTGGGATTGGAAGATTTTTGCACTGGCACTTTTAGTAACCCTTTTGTATCAGATTTTATCAAACTATGCTAATGATTATGGCGACGGAGTAAAAGGAACGGATGCAAAAAGAATTAATGAAGCAGAAGCAAGAGCAGTAGCCTCAGGAAAAATTACAGCTAAACAGATGAAAAATGCTGTGATTCTTTTTTCAGCATTATCTTTCATTGCCACCATTGCTTTGTTATATATAGCTTTCATTCCAAATTATATGAATGAATTCTACATTTTCATAGGTTTGGGACTAGCAAGTATTTTGGCTGCAATTGGATATACAGTAGGGAAGAAGCCTTACGGGTATATGGGATTGGGAGATATCTTTGTGTTTATTTTCTTCGGATTGGTTTCCGTATGCGGAAGTTATTTTCTGTTTACAAAAACATTCAGCTGGGATATGCTGTTGCCGGGAACTGCAGTAGGAATGATGAGTATGGCTGTTTTGAACCTGAACAATATGAGGGATATTGAAAGTGATAAACTATCGGGAAAAAACAGTTTTGCATTAAGAATCGGATTCAAAAATGCAATGATCTATGAAATGGTCCTGTTGCAGCTTCCTTTGATATTGATCTTTGCTTTCCTGGGAATCAATGGATTTTTTCAGGAACAAAACTATTATGCTTTTATTGTAATGATTCTAATGTTTCCTTTGATGAAATTGAGAAGAAGTATCATGTCCGTAAAAGAACCGAAAGAATTAGACCAGTATTTAAAGCAGGTTGGAATTATGACATTTATAATGGCTATTCTTACAGCAGCCGGACTTAATTTGTTTAACTAA
- a CDS encoding metal-dependent hydrolase, which translates to MKIQFLGQNCFLFTYKDKTILSDPFYNYKKAESGFDITVQKIDYILLTHAHGDHIADVAEVLQHYPEATVIGVPEVCGYFTQAKNKDDVNLGGSAKIDDLKISMVPAHHTSSFPDGSYGGVPVGYIFRLPEGKNIYLAGDTGVMADMELFPRLYGNIDLSILPIGSHYTMCPRKASFAAAELLKTPKVIGCHFDTFPAIEINHESALKHFADKNVELVLPKLGETFEF; encoded by the coding sequence ATGAAAATACAATTCTTAGGGCAAAATTGTTTTCTGTTCACGTACAAGGACAAAACAATTTTAAGTGACCCTTTCTACAACTACAAAAAAGCGGAATCAGGTTTTGATATTACCGTTCAAAAAATCGATTACATTCTGTTGACCCATGCCCATGGAGATCACATTGCAGATGTAGCAGAAGTATTGCAGCATTATCCGGAGGCAACCGTGATTGGAGTACCGGAAGTATGCGGATACTTTACACAGGCTAAAAATAAAGATGATGTGAACTTAGGAGGGTCGGCAAAAATCGACGATCTTAAAATTTCCATGGTTCCGGCTCATCATACAAGTTCTTTTCCGGATGGAAGCTACGGAGGCGTTCCTGTAGGGTATATTTTCAGACTTCCTGAAGGTAAGAACATCTATTTGGCTGGAGATACAGGAGTAATGGCAGATATGGAGCTGTTCCCAAGATTATATGGGAATATTGATCTTTCTATCCTTCCCATCGGAAGCCACTACACCATGTGCCCAAGAAAAGCGTCTTTCGCTGCAGCAGAATTATTAAAAACTCCAAAAGTAATCGGATGTCACTTTGATACATTCCCTGCTATCGAGATCAATCATGAAAGTGCATTAAAGCATTTTGCAGATAAAAATGTAGAACTTGTTTTACCAAAATTGGGAGAGACGTTCGAATTTTAA
- a CDS encoding DUF4199 domain-containing protein has translation MTKSPSTLGIILFIATMIVFFVVYTFFSGINYFDISLKTNAFVLPILYAGAAFWSVKTYWNNHRVVTFKEAFKRAFIPMFIGGILSIFSIYAFLNFADTDAKKLLNYQYVQRQKSELDTEYTSARKIMKHQKDIDELDQKYKERVQSFNPEAVKGKDMLTASHFSGYFAAILIFYVVLSVFFGAFFRTRSVYQPEETNQD, from the coding sequence ATGACGAAAAGTCCATCAACACTAGGAATTATACTTTTTATTGCTACAATGATCGTTTTCTTTGTAGTATACACTTTTTTTTCAGGAATCAATTATTTTGATATTTCACTGAAAACCAATGCTTTCGTGTTGCCAATTCTTTATGCCGGAGCAGCATTCTGGTCTGTAAAAACCTATTGGAACAACCATAGAGTGGTAACTTTTAAAGAAGCTTTCAAAAGAGCATTCATTCCGATGTTCATCGGAGGGATTCTTTCGATATTCAGTATTTACGCTTTTTTAAACTTTGCAGATACCGATGCAAAAAAGCTTTTGAACTACCAATATGTTCAAAGACAGAAGTCGGAATTGGATACGGAATATACTTCTGCAAGAAAAATTATGAAGCATCAGAAAGATATTGACGAGCTGGATCAGAAGTATAAAGAAAGGGTTCAAAGCTTTAACCCGGAGGCTGTAAAAGGAAAAGATATGCTTACTGCAAGTCATTTTTCAGGATATTTTGCAGCAATTCTTATATTTTACGTAGTTTTGTCGGTGTTTTTCGGAGCATTTTTCAGAACAAGAAGTGTCTATCAACCCGAAGAAACAAATCAAGACTAA
- a CDS encoding SRPBCC family protein, whose amino-acid sequence MSSDVYVEAQMLIRKPIEDVFEAFINPEVTTNFWFTKSTGKLEEGKTVTWEWEMYGVKNVVNVHRIIPNQLIKTEWRVPSLNVDYEFKTMEKGTLVVIKSYGFSQTGEELLRQINDNTGGFTTVLDGCKAYLEHGINLRLIEDKFPSK is encoded by the coding sequence ATGAGTTCCGATGTCTATGTTGAAGCACAAATGCTTATCAGAAAACCGATTGAAGATGTTTTTGAAGCATTCATCAATCCTGAAGTAACCACTAATTTCTGGTTTACAAAATCTACCGGAAAATTAGAAGAAGGGAAAACAGTAACCTGGGAATGGGAAATGTATGGCGTGAAAAACGTTGTAAACGTTCATCGGATTATTCCCAATCAACTGATCAAAACAGAATGGCGAGTACCTTCACTCAACGTAGACTATGAGTTTAAAACTATGGAAAAAGGAACTCTTGTTGTCATTAAGAGCTATGGATTCAGCCAAACAGGTGAAGAACTCCTAAGACAAATTAATGACAATACAGGTGGTTTTACAACGGTTTTAGACGGTTGTAAGGCTTATTTGGAACATGGGATCAATCTGAGACTTATTGAAGATAAATTCCCGTCTAAATAA
- a CDS encoding DUF4286 family protein: MSVLSITFHCTKNNLEEWENYIDETLILMTENLMDVNQYILSEVHSDYIDEGKNYNLLLIFDNDELRNDFLESELKNIAERIETQFGQEVLIFDTLLNPKKLRL; the protein is encoded by the coding sequence ATGAGCGTATTAAGTATAACTTTCCACTGTACGAAAAATAATCTGGAAGAATGGGAAAATTATATTGATGAAACCCTGATTTTAATGACTGAAAATCTGATGGATGTTAACCAGTATATTTTATCTGAAGTTCACAGCGATTATATTGATGAAGGAAAGAATTATAATCTTCTTCTGATTTTTGATAATGATGAACTGAGAAATGATTTTCTTGAAAGTGAATTAAAAAATATAGCAGAACGAATTGAAACTCAATTCGGACAGGAGGTATTGATCTTTGATACGCTTCTGAATCCGAAAAAATTGAGGCTGTAA
- the gyrA gene encoding DNA gyrase subunit A produces MQKEGERLIPINIVDEMKSSYIDYSMSVIVSRALPDVRDGLKPVHRRVLYGMYGLGVFSNRKYLKSARIVGDVLGKYHPHGDSSVYDAMVRMAQEWSLRYPQVDGQGNFGSMDGDPPAAMRYTEARLKKISDEVLSDLDKETVDFQNNFDDSMQEPTVMPTKVPNLLVNGASGIAVGMATNMAPHNLSEAINAICAYIDNREITIDELMQHIIAPDFPTGGIIYGYDGVRDAFHTGRGRVVLRAKVNFEEIGNRNAIIVTEVPYQVNKAEMIARTAELVKDEKIPGIHEIRDESDRNGLRVVYELKNDAIPNVVLNLLYKYTALQTSFSVNNIALVHGRPEQLNLKDIIHHFVEHRHEVIVRRTQFELKKAKERAHILEGFMKVIGTQDSLDKAISIIRHSANPQAAKEGLIEAFELSEIQAQAILDLRLARLTGMELDKIRDEYDTIMKEIANLEDILANEPRRFQIIKDELIEIKEKYGDERRTEIDYSGGEMSIEDIIPNESVVLTISHAGYVKRTSLSEYKIQSRGGVGNKAATTRDSDFLEYIVSATNHQYMLFFTEKGRCYWLRVFEIPEGSKTAKGRAVQNLINIEPDDKIKAYIRTNNLKDSEYVNQMSVVMVTKNGTIKKTSLEAYSRPRVNGVNAIEIRDNDQLLGAYLTNGTSQIMIATKNGKCIRFPEEKVREVGRGSIGVRGIAMEDNDEAIGMIVVNDVENETVLVVSEKGYGKRTAVEDYRITNRGGKGVITLNITEKTGNLIAIQNVTDEDGLMIINKSGVAIRMGMDEMRVMGRNTQGVKLINLKKNDEIAAIAKVEMDKDVEEDSEEIDGIEGEELAEGEVQEGMESLFDNLENDNATPQGEENENSDSEE; encoded by the coding sequence ATGCAAAAAGAAGGAGAAAGACTAATTCCTATCAACATTGTTGATGAAATGAAGTCGTCTTATATCGATTATTCGATGTCTGTTATCGTTTCAAGAGCGCTACCGGATGTAAGAGACGGCTTGAAACCCGTTCATAGAAGAGTACTTTATGGTATGTATGGACTAGGGGTTTTTTCGAATAGAAAATATTTAAAATCTGCGAGAATTGTTGGGGACGTTTTGGGTAAATATCACCCGCACGGAGACTCCTCTGTTTATGACGCGATGGTGAGAATGGCTCAGGAATGGAGTTTACGTTATCCTCAGGTAGACGGACAAGGTAACTTCGGTTCCATGGATGGTGACCCGCCGGCAGCAATGCGTTATACTGAAGCAAGACTGAAAAAAATCTCAGATGAGGTTCTTTCTGACCTTGACAAAGAAACTGTTGACTTCCAGAATAACTTCGATGATAGCATGCAGGAGCCAACTGTAATGCCTACTAAGGTACCTAACCTTTTGGTAAATGGAGCTTCAGGTATTGCTGTTGGGATGGCAACAAACATGGCACCACACAACCTGTCTGAAGCTATAAATGCTATCTGTGCTTATATTGATAATAGAGAAATTACGATCGATGAGCTGATGCAGCATATTATTGCTCCGGATTTCCCTACAGGAGGTATTATTTATGGATACGACGGAGTAAGAGATGCATTCCATACCGGAAGAGGTAGAGTAGTTCTTAGAGCGAAAGTTAATTTCGAAGAAATCGGAAACAGAAATGCGATTATCGTAACAGAAGTTCCTTATCAGGTAAACAAGGCGGAAATGATCGCCAGAACTGCGGAACTTGTTAAGGATGAGAAAATTCCTGGGATCCACGAGATCAGAGATGAATCAGACAGAAACGGACTTCGTGTTGTTTATGAATTGAAAAACGATGCGATTCCAAATGTAGTTCTGAATCTTTTATATAAATATACAGCCCTTCAGACTTCTTTCAGCGTTAATAATATTGCGTTGGTACACGGAAGACCGGAACAGTTGAACCTTAAGGATATCATCCATCATTTTGTAGAGCACAGACATGAAGTGATCGTAAGAAGAACTCAGTTTGAGCTTAAAAAAGCAAAAGAAAGAGCACACATCCTTGAAGGTTTCATGAAGGTAATTGGAACTCAAGATTCTTTAGATAAAGCAATTTCAATTATTCGTCATAGTGCTAACCCTCAGGCAGCTAAAGAAGGCTTGATCGAAGCATTCGAACTTTCAGAAATTCAGGCTCAGGCAATTCTGGATCTTAGATTAGCTCGTTTAACAGGAATGGAGCTGGATAAGATCCGTGATGAGTACGACACTATTATGAAAGAGATCGCTAATTTAGAAGATATCTTAGCCAATGAGCCGAGAAGATTCCAGATTATTAAAGACGAATTGATCGAAATCAAAGAAAAATATGGTGATGAAAGAAGAACTGAAATTGATTACTCGGGAGGAGAAATGTCTATTGAAGATATCATCCCTAACGAATCTGTAGTTCTTACTATTTCTCACGCAGGATATGTGAAGAGAACTTCGCTTTCTGAATACAAAATTCAAAGTAGAGGTGGTGTAGGAAATAAAGCAGCTACAACAAGGGATTCGGACTTCCTTGAATATATTGTATCGGCAACCAACCACCAATACATGTTGTTCTTTACAGAAAAAGGTAGATGTTACTGGTTAAGAGTATTTGAAATTCCTGAAGGCTCGAAAACAGCAAAAGGAAGAGCAGTACAAAACCTTATCAACATTGAACCGGATGATAAGATCAAAGCATATATCAGAACTAACAACCTAAAAGACTCTGAGTATGTAAACCAAATGAGTGTAGTGATGGTAACTAAAAACGGTACGATCAAGAAAACATCATTGGAGGCTTATTCAAGACCAAGAGTAAATGGGGTAAATGCTATTGAAATTAGAGATAATGACCAATTATTAGGCGCTTACCTTACTAATGGTACTTCTCAGATCATGATTGCTACCAAAAATGGTAAATGTATCCGTTTCCCTGAAGAAAAAGTAAGAGAAGTAGGTAGAGGTTCTATTGGAGTTCGTGGTATTGCCATGGAAGACAATGATGAAGCTATTGGTATGATTGTTGTGAATGATGTGGAGAACGAAACAGTTCTTGTAGTATCTGAAAAAGGATATGGTAAGAGAACTGCAGTAGAAGACTACAGAATTACGAACAGAGGAGGAAAAGGAGTTATCACCCTAAACATTACCGAAAAAACAGGAAATCTGATTGCTATTCAAAACGTAACAGACGAAGATGGATTGATGATTATCAATAAATCCGGTGTTGCCATCAGAATGGGAATGGATGAAATGAGAGTGATGGGTAGAAATACACAAGGGGTAAAGCTAATCAACCTTAAGAAGAATGACGAAATTGCAGCTATTGCAAAAGTAGAAATGGATAAAGATGTAGAAGAAGACTCTGAAGAGATTGATGGAATTGAAGGAGAAGAATTAGCTGAAGGAGAAGTTCAGGAAGGAATGGAGTCTTTATTTGATAACCTTGAAAATGATAATGCAACACCTCAGGGTGAGGAAAATGAGAATTCTGATTCTGAAGAATAA
- a CDS encoding DUF421 domain-containing protein, translated as MDSILNVAVRSLCVYLFMVIAIRLFGKNQLSQLNAGDVVLLLLISNAVQNAMVGPDTSLQGGIVAALVLFAANFLLKRLMFSSRSFESFMQDEPVILIRDGIADQTALNRVKITESELEEAIREHGIENIKDVKLSVLEVDGNISVVSQDEKSKQTHYARIKRKNKRKYH; from the coding sequence GTGGATTCTATTCTTAATGTTGCGGTTCGTTCCCTTTGCGTCTACCTTTTTATGGTAATCGCCATCCGTTTATTTGGAAAAAATCAGCTTTCGCAGCTCAATGCCGGAGATGTTGTTCTGCTGCTATTGATCTCGAATGCTGTTCAGAATGCAATGGTAGGACCGGATACTTCATTGCAGGGCGGTATTGTGGCAGCACTGGTTTTATTTGCCGCTAACTTCCTTTTGAAGAGACTCATGTTTTCCAGTCGCTCCTTTGAATCCTTTATGCAGGATGAACCCGTTATTTTAATAAGAGACGGAATTGCAGATCAGACAGCCTTAAATCGGGTGAAAATTACCGAAAGTGAACTGGAAGAAGCGATAAGAGAACATGGTATAGAAAATATCAAAGATGTTAAATTATCTGTATTAGAAGTAGATGGGAATATCAGTGTGGTCTCTCAGGATGAGAAAAGCAAACAAACCCATTATGCAAGAATAAAAAGAAAGAATAAAAGAAAATATCATTAA
- a CDS encoding 1,4-dihydroxy-2-naphthoyl-CoA synthase: MIEWKTAKEYEDITYKKCNGVARIAFNRPEVRNAFRPKTTSELYDAFYDASEDPSIGVVLLSGEGPSPKDGGWAFCSGGDQKARGHQGYVGEDGRHRLNILEVQRLIRFMPKVVIAVVPGWAVGGGHSLHVVCDLTLASEEHAIFKQTDADVTSFDGGYGSAYLAKMVGQKKAREIFFLGRNYSAQEAFEMGMVNKVVPHAELEDTAYEWAQEILGKSPMSIRMLKFAMNLTDDGMVGQQVFAGEATRLAYMTEEAQEGRNAFLEKRKPNFGDDKWIS; this comes from the coding sequence ATGATCGAGTGGAAAACCGCTAAGGAATACGAAGATATTACCTATAAAAAATGCAATGGTGTAGCAAGAATCGCTTTCAACAGACCAGAAGTGCGTAATGCTTTCAGACCAAAGACAACTTCAGAATTATACGATGCTTTTTATGATGCCTCTGAAGACCCTTCAATAGGCGTTGTTTTACTTTCAGGAGAAGGACCAAGCCCTAAAGACGGAGGCTGGGCTTTTTGCAGTGGTGGAGACCAAAAAGCAAGAGGTCATCAGGGATATGTAGGAGAAGATGGAAGACACCGTTTAAACATTCTTGAAGTTCAGCGTTTGATCCGTTTCATGCCGAAGGTAGTTATTGCTGTGGTTCCGGGATGGGCTGTAGGTGGCGGACACTCACTTCATGTGGTTTGTGATCTTACTTTAGCAAGTGAAGAACACGCCATTTTTAAGCAAACCGATGCGGATGTAACAAGTTTTGACGGTGGTTACGGATCTGCTTACCTGGCAAAAATGGTAGGACAGAAAAAAGCCCGCGAAATTTTCTTTTTAGGAAGAAACTATTCCGCTCAGGAAGCTTTTGAAATGGGAATGGTAAACAAAGTTGTTCCGCATGCGGAATTAGAAGATACAGCCTATGAGTGGGCTCAGGAAATCTTAGGAAAATCTCCAATGTCTATCAGAATGCTGAAGTTTGCGATGAACCTTACAGACGACGGAATGGTGGGCCAACAAGTATTTGCAGGGGAAGCAACCCGTTTAGCTTATATGACGGAAGAAGCTCAGGAAGGTAGAAATGCATTCTTAGAAAAAAGAAAACCGAATTTCGGTGACGATAAGTGGATATCTTAA
- a CDS encoding winged helix-turn-helix transcriptional regulator, translating to MNSKKETHKDCEAGMLYLQDTLEAIHGKWKTLVLFSIMNGNKRFKEIKNSIPKISGKVLAKELRDLEQNKLINRTIQDDLLTIIEYTPTLHTTTLRSVFISMIDWGKVHRKKIIEDW from the coding sequence ATGAACAGTAAAAAAGAAACACATAAGGATTGTGAAGCAGGAATGCTTTATTTACAGGATACGCTGGAAGCAATCCATGGAAAATGGAAAACCTTGGTTCTCTTTTCTATCATGAATGGTAATAAACGTTTCAAAGAAATAAAGAATAGTATTCCTAAGATTAGTGGAAAAGTTTTAGCGAAGGAATTAAGAGACCTGGAGCAAAATAAACTTATTAACAGAACTATTCAGGATGATTTACTTACGATCATTGAGTACACTCCTACCCTGCATACCACCACTTTAAGATCTGTATTTATATCTATGATCGATTGGGGAAAAGTTCACAGAAAGAAAATCATTGAAGATTGGTAG
- a CDS encoding IS1182 family transposase, with the protein MLSNSKVVFKDYNPKQNFLFPPNLSELIEANHPVRIVSEVIDGLDISNLIRNYKPGGTSVYHPKMLLKVLVYGYLCNIYSSRKLEQALKENVHFMWLSAMNRPDHNTLNRFRSERLKGELKEIFAQIVVYLEKEGLVSLQTIFTDGTKIEANANRYTFVWGKAIKKNKERIESQLEDLWNYTQEIAGEEMKDTSEVTFKSMDKEKIKSAIETIDSTLRKKKICPKVRQKINYAKKNWPDNLEKYEKQQEILRGRNSYSKTDSDASFMRMKEDHMGNGQLKAAYNLQLSTENQFILNYTLHPNPGDTKTLLPHIDNFEHLYRKTPKEIVTDAGYGSEENYIFLQKRKVKAYIKYNYFDKDQKTKTITSSPSNPKLSKLRHKAHKLLNTKRGVKLRKQRCHDVEPVFAQIKHNKGFKRFMLRGQNKVEIEIGLVAIAHNLRKLALAG; encoded by the coding sequence GTGTTAAGTAATTCAAAGGTAGTCTTTAAAGATTACAATCCCAAGCAAAATTTTCTATTTCCTCCGAATTTATCGGAGTTAATAGAAGCTAATCATCCTGTACGAATTGTTTCAGAAGTTATAGACGGTCTGGATATCAGTAATTTAATCCGTAATTATAAACCAGGGGGCACATCGGTGTATCACCCGAAAATGCTTTTGAAAGTATTGGTGTATGGCTATTTGTGTAATATTTATTCTAGCAGAAAGCTGGAACAGGCTCTCAAAGAAAATGTTCATTTTATGTGGCTCAGTGCCATGAATCGTCCTGATCATAATACTTTGAACCGTTTTAGAAGTGAAAGATTAAAAGGAGAACTCAAAGAGATCTTCGCACAAATTGTAGTGTATTTAGAGAAAGAAGGGCTGGTAAGCCTTCAGACTATTTTTACCGATGGTACCAAAATAGAAGCCAATGCCAATCGTTATACATTTGTATGGGGAAAGGCGATCAAAAAGAATAAAGAACGTATAGAGTCCCAGCTTGAAGATTTGTGGAATTACACTCAGGAAATAGCTGGGGAAGAAATGAAAGATACTTCTGAGGTAACCTTTAAGTCTATGGATAAAGAAAAAATAAAATCTGCTATAGAAACGATAGACTCTACTTTGAGAAAGAAGAAAATCTGTCCTAAAGTCCGTCAGAAGATTAATTATGCAAAAAAAAACTGGCCGGATAACCTTGAAAAATATGAGAAACAGCAGGAAATTCTCCGGGGCAGGAACAGCTATTCAAAAACAGATTCTGATGCTTCTTTCATGCGTATGAAAGAGGATCATATGGGTAACGGACAGCTTAAAGCCGCTTACAATCTTCAGCTCAGTACCGAGAATCAGTTTATCCTTAACTATACGCTGCATCCTAATCCTGGGGACACTAAAACACTGCTCCCTCATATTGATAATTTTGAACATCTTTATCGTAAAACTCCCAAGGAGATAGTGACTGATGCAGGATATGGATCAGAAGAGAATTATATTTTTCTTCAAAAGAGAAAAGTCAAAGCCTATATCAAGTATAATTACTTTGATAAAGACCAGAAAACTAAAACCATAACTTCTTCACCTTCTAATCCAAAACTTTCAAAGCTCCGGCATAAGGCTCATAAGCTTCTTAATACCAAACGTGGAGTAAAGCTTAGAAAACAAAGATGCCACGATGTAGAACCTGTTTTTGCTCAGATCAAACATAACAAAGGATTTAAAAGATTTATGCTTAGAGGACAAAATAAAGTCGAAATAGAAATCGGCCTGGTTGCTATTGCTCACAATCTAAGAAAATTAGCGCTTGCAGGGTAA